One window from the genome of Oncorhynchus gorbuscha isolate QuinsamMale2020 ecotype Even-year linkage group LG14, OgorEven_v1.0, whole genome shotgun sequence encodes:
- the LOC123995758 gene encoding small integral membrane protein 8-like, protein MASGNDKDAPKEGNFRIPGLRGAKTTTLFRAVNPELFIRPNKPVMAFGLVTITLCVGYLGYLHATKDNDQQLYEAIDSEGEKNMRRKTSKWD, encoded by the exons ATGGCATCTGGAAACGATAAGGATGCCCCGAAAGAAGGGAATTTCAGGATTCCTGGCCTGAGGGGAGCGAAGACCACCACACTTTTCCGAGCTGTTAACCCCGAGCTCTTCATTAGACCA AACAAGCCTGTGATGGCCTTTGGACTTGTAACTATCACCTTGTGTGTGGGCTACCTGGGCTACCTTCACGCCACCAAAGATAACGACCAGCAGCTGTATGAAGCTATTGACAGTGAAGGGGAGAAGAACATGAGGAGGAAAACCTCGAAATGGGACTGA